One genomic segment of Catalinimonas alkaloidigena includes these proteins:
- a CDS encoding aldose 1-epimerase family protein, producing the protein MNYILENEDWEAQIKSEGAELCSFKNKKSGKEYIWQADPDVWARHAPVLFPIVGRLKDDQYRLEGKTYSMSQHGFARDRDFSLVEQEKASLRLGLTADHETMEKYPFNFVLDITYQLLENELIVSYSVSNKDQQPMPFSIGAHPAFTTPKIINKQMQEYHLVFDQAETLDRYLIKDGLQTGRTRPLLENEQKLPLHPKFFEDDAIVLKGVQSKWVSLVVHASGEKLVDISVEDFPYLGIWQKENSDFICIEPWLGIADKNDFAGDLSEKEGIQMIAPEKVFECSYKIKFH; encoded by the coding sequence ATGAATTATATTCTGGAAAATGAAGACTGGGAGGCACAAATCAAAAGTGAGGGTGCCGAGCTTTGTAGTTTCAAAAACAAGAAGAGTGGAAAAGAATATATCTGGCAGGCTGATCCTGATGTATGGGCTCGCCATGCTCCGGTACTTTTTCCCATAGTGGGCCGTTTGAAAGATGATCAGTATCGCCTGGAAGGCAAAACCTATTCTATGTCGCAGCATGGTTTTGCCCGTGACCGTGATTTTAGCCTGGTAGAGCAGGAAAAGGCTAGTCTTCGCTTAGGACTAACTGCTGACCATGAAACTATGGAAAAATACCCTTTCAACTTTGTCCTAGATATTACATATCAACTTTTAGAAAACGAGCTTATTGTAAGCTACTCGGTAAGTAATAAAGATCAGCAGCCTATGCCATTTTCCATAGGCGCTCATCCGGCCTTTACTACTCCCAAGATCATAAATAAGCAGATGCAGGAGTATCATCTGGTATTTGATCAGGCTGAAACACTGGATCGATATTTAATAAAGGATGGTTTACAAACCGGAAGAACCAGACCCCTGCTGGAAAACGAGCAAAAACTACCCCTGCACCCCAAATTTTTTGAAGATGATGCTATTGTTTTAAAAGGAGTCCAGTCCAAATGGGTCAGTTTGGTAGTACATGCCAGTGGAGAGAAACTGGTAGACATATCAGTGGAAGATTTTCCCTACCTGGGCATCTGGCAGAAAGAAAACTCGGATTTCATCTGTATAGAACCCTGGTTGGGGATTGCAGACAAAAATGACTTTGCAGGAGACCTCAGTGAGAAAGAAGGTATTCAGATGATAGCCCCTGAAAAGGTATTTGAATGTAGTTATAAGATTAAATTTCACTGA
- a CDS encoding RluA family pseudouridine synthase, translated as MKFNDIEGEDEQEQEELFEHHFIKVDANQSLVRIDKYLMDRLPNVSRSKVQDAIKNEYVLVNKQTIKPNYKVHPLDEISISLPEPPRDTEVKPENIPLDIVYEDEHLLIVNKPAGMVVHPAYNNWSGTLVNALTYHFQQLPTMEGNEGRPGLVHRIDKDTSGLLVIAKSEQAMNGLAKQFFDHSIDRVYYAIVWGEPEEKKGTIDVNLGRSPKDRRITMAFPDGDIGRTAITHYEVLQTLRYISLIKCELETGRTHQIRAHMKHLRHPIFNDATYGGDQILKGTKFSKYKAFVENCFKIMPRQALHAKSLGFIHPITKEKMHFESELPDDFKEVLEKWERYVQYT; from the coding sequence ATGAAATTCAACGATATAGAAGGAGAAGACGAGCAGGAACAGGAAGAATTATTTGAACACCATTTTATCAAAGTAGATGCTAATCAATCTTTGGTAAGGATTGATAAGTACCTGATGGACCGCCTGCCTAATGTAAGCCGTAGCAAAGTGCAGGATGCTATTAAAAATGAGTATGTGTTGGTCAATAAACAGACCATCAAGCCAAACTATAAAGTACATCCGCTTGACGAAATTTCTATTTCTCTGCCTGAGCCTCCCCGCGATACTGAAGTAAAGCCGGAAAATATTCCGCTGGATATTGTCTACGAAGATGAGCATTTGCTGATTGTTAACAAACCAGCGGGTATGGTGGTACACCCTGCTTATAACAACTGGTCGGGTACACTGGTCAACGCGCTTACTTACCATTTCCAACAGCTGCCCACTATGGAAGGCAATGAAGGCCGTCCCGGACTGGTGCATCGTATTGATAAAGATACCTCAGGCCTGCTGGTGATCGCCAAAAGTGAGCAGGCGATGAATGGACTGGCCAAACAGTTTTTTGACCATAGTATTGACCGCGTGTATTATGCCATTGTGTGGGGCGAACCGGAAGAAAAAAAGGGAACCATTGATGTAAACCTGGGACGCAGTCCCAAAGACAGGCGGATTACAATGGCTTTTCCTGATGGTGATATTGGTCGTACCGCTATTACCCATTACGAAGTTTTACAAACACTACGCTATATCTCCCTCATCAAGTGTGAATTGGAAACCGGACGTACGCATCAGATCAGGGCACATATGAAACATCTGAGACATCCGATTTTCAACGATGCTACTTATGGAGGGGATCAGATTCTGAAGGGCACCAAATTTTCCAAGTACAAAGCTTTTGTTGAAAATTGTTTTAAAATAATGCCCCGTCAGGCATTGCATGCCAAATCGCTCGGGTTTATCCATCCGATTACTAAAGAAAAAATGCATTTTGAGTCAGAACTGCCCGACGATTTTAAAGAAGTACTCGAGAAATGGGAACGCTATGTACAGTATACCTGA
- a CDS encoding serpin family protein, whose translation MKKQLLLFTSLLMTLWSCQQDQVAPKEEVQLRELSIEEKELLYASNKFAMDLTRELVQDEPQNLFFSPYYIHMDLSMAINGAESNTLTQMQKVHQCDVLERLEINKLYNSLNTLLESIDTHVQFVSAHSLWHREEINIRPLFSDIIMAYYGAGVEALDFDNHKASLTINKWVEEHTSGKVKAKIPALVPYESLYMISATHLKGYWTFPFAKENTAPGTFYLNDKEEVTVPMMFTDQATYRYHQDANKTLLDIPYGNKQYSMTIVMPHHGDSIAMQLENLRVEALEQALERADTLEHHLYLPKFNISSQLNLKRPLANLGIKDAFSAQADFSGILDESSDRIKVADMIHQASIEVNESGIQSVIPRVAATSIAAATPVIRIDRPFIFFVREQHTGLILYAGVIQNPAVAQE comes from the coding sequence ATGAAGAAACAGTTACTGCTTTTTACCAGCCTGCTCATGACATTATGGAGTTGCCAGCAGGATCAGGTCGCTCCCAAGGAAGAGGTGCAGCTACGTGAGCTCAGCATTGAAGAGAAAGAGTTGCTATACGCCAGCAACAAATTTGCTATGGATCTCACCCGTGAACTCGTGCAAGATGAACCTCAGAACCTCTTCTTCTCTCCCTATTATATTCATATGGACCTTAGTATGGCGATCAATGGTGCGGAGAGCAATACACTCACTCAAATGCAAAAAGTACATCAATGTGATGTTCTTGAGCGCCTGGAAATCAATAAACTTTATAATAGCCTCAATACGCTGCTGGAAAGCATCGACACTCATGTTCAGTTTGTTTCCGCGCATTCACTTTGGCATAGAGAGGAAATTAATATTCGGCCGCTCTTCAGCGATATTATAATGGCATACTATGGTGCCGGAGTTGAAGCGCTGGATTTTGATAACCACAAAGCCTCCCTGACGATCAACAAATGGGTAGAAGAGCACACCTCTGGAAAAGTTAAGGCTAAGATTCCGGCATTAGTACCTTATGAGTCACTTTACATGATCAGTGCAACTCACCTTAAAGGATACTGGACTTTCCCTTTTGCTAAAGAAAATACGGCTCCCGGCACTTTTTATCTTAATGATAAAGAGGAGGTTACCGTACCCATGATGTTTACTGATCAGGCTACTTACCGTTATCATCAGGATGCAAATAAAACCTTATTGGACATTCCTTACGGAAATAAGCAGTATAGCATGACCATCGTAATGCCTCATCATGGAGATAGCATTGCCATGCAGCTTGAAAATTTACGTGTAGAAGCGCTGGAACAAGCCCTGGAGCGGGCCGACACTTTAGAACATCATTTATACTTACCCAAATTTAACATTTCATCTCAGCTCAATTTAAAGAGGCCTCTTGCTAATCTGGGCATTAAAGATGCATTTTCAGCACAGGCAGATTTTAGTGGCATCTTGGATGAGTCATCTGACCGTATTAAAGTAGCAGATATGATTCATCAAGCGAGCATAGAGGTCAATGAAAGCGGTATACAATCGGTTATTCCCCGTGTAGCTGCAACGAGCATTGCTGCAGCTACTCCGGTAATTCGTATTGATCGTCCATTTATTTTCTTTGTTCGTGAGCAACATACCGGATTAATTCTGTATGCAGGAGTCATTCAAAACCCTGCTGTAGCACAAGAATAA
- a CDS encoding 1-aminocyclopropane-1-carboxylate deaminase/D-cysteine desulfhydrase has translation MQLDHIPEINTQKISHKLLDEHQVQLDMLRLDQVHSHISGNKWFKLKYNLLEARKRGYDTLLTFGGAFSNHLYATAAAGNEYGFKTIGIVRGEKVLPFNYTLAFAEEQGMHLKFIGRAEYQQKGSKKFQEQLQNEFGPCYILPEGGSNALAVKGCTEIIQDPKAYDYLCCSIGTGGTISGIIEKAQNKAQVLGFSALKGGGFLYDEINKLTQDHSGTQYANYLISEDYHFGGYAKADAALVSFINQFKKEQDILLDPIYTGKMMYGIMDMIEKGYFKAESKILAVHSGGLQGIIGFNERYEKKNLRILGS, from the coding sequence ATGCAATTGGATCATATTCCTGAAATTAATACACAAAAGATAAGTCATAAGCTTTTGGATGAGCATCAGGTACAGCTAGACATGCTCCGCTTAGATCAGGTTCATTCTCATATTTCCGGCAACAAATGGTTTAAGCTCAAATACAATTTGCTGGAGGCCAGAAAAAGAGGCTATGATACTTTACTAACATTTGGAGGAGCGTTTTCCAACCATTTGTACGCGACCGCTGCTGCCGGAAACGAGTATGGGTTTAAGACGATAGGCATTGTACGTGGAGAAAAAGTGTTGCCGTTCAATTATACTTTAGCCTTCGCAGAAGAACAGGGCATGCACCTTAAATTTATTGGTCGTGCGGAGTACCAACAAAAGGGAAGTAAAAAATTTCAAGAACAGCTTCAGAATGAGTTTGGACCATGTTATATTTTGCCCGAAGGAGGTTCTAATGCTTTGGCTGTAAAAGGTTGCACAGAGATTATTCAAGATCCTAAGGCATATGACTATCTGTGTTGCAGCATAGGTACTGGAGGGACGATCTCCGGCATCATAGAAAAGGCACAAAATAAAGCGCAGGTACTGGGCTTTTCAGCGCTGAAAGGAGGAGGGTTTTTATATGATGAAATAAATAAGCTCACACAAGATCACAGTGGGACCCAATATGCGAATTATCTAATTTCAGAAGATTATCATTTTGGAGGCTATGCCAAAGCCGATGCCGCGCTTGTTAGTTTCATCAATCAGTTCAAAAAAGAGCAGGACATTCTTTTAGACCCCATCTATACCGGAAAAATGATGTATGGCATAATGGATATGATTGAGAAAGGATATTTCAAAGCAGAAAGTAAGATTCTGGCTGTGCATAGTGGTGGCCTACAGGGTATTATCGGGTTTAATGAGAGATACGAGAAAAAAAATCTTCGTATTTTAGGCAGTTAG